In Papaver somniferum cultivar HN1 chromosome 1, ASM357369v1, whole genome shotgun sequence, a genomic segment contains:
- the LOC113355417 gene encoding uncharacterized protein LOC113355417 has product MIQKKLSTFPLSSVILDNQYCIEVDNKRITTFSKLINLLRATERHNEVLANNNARAPGKKKIPEANYGKDNKGKHPKEKRVKNVDSYSHAPYSRGDNNPRGRGQKGHRGKGHGRGGHSNTWSRDVTSGPNGRGNTVEKTHKNSMSKKVENENAPCYRCGISGHWYQQCKASAKVASNYKKYRESIDQEAHCVEEHDHAPDVNFTISNFQGNKNDALTETPDFD; this is encoded by the coding sequence ATGATTCAAAAGAAATTGTCTACTTTCCCTTTGTCATCTGTTATTCTAGACAACCAATACTGCATAGAAGTTGATAACAAGAGAATAACAACTTTCAGCAAGTTGATCAACTTATTGCGGGCGACCGAAAGGCACAATGaagttctagcaaacaacaatgcTAGAGCCCCCGGGAAGAAGAAAATTCCCGAGGCTAATTATGGCAAGGATAACAAGGGAAAACACCCCAAAGAAAAGAGGGTTAAAAATGTTGATTCATATTCTCATGCTCCATACTCACGTGGGGATAATAACCCACGTGGAAGAGGACAAAAGGGCCATCGTGGAAAGGGCCATGGGCGTGGAGGCCACTCAAATACTTGGTCTAGAGATGTTACTTCTGGACCTAATGGTAGGGGCAACACGGTTGAAAAAACACATAAGAACTCCATGTCTAAGAAGGTCGAGAATGAAAATGCACCTTGTTACAGGTGTGGAATCTCCGGACATTGGTACCAGCAATGCAAAGCTAGTGCCAAAGTAGCATCCAACTACAAAAAGTACCGGGAATCTATAGATCAAGAAGCTCACTGTGTGGAAGAACATGATCATGCCCCAGATGTCAACTTCACCATTTCAAACTTCCAGGGAAACAAGAACGATGCCCTTACGGAAACACCTGACTTTGATTga